The sequence GGCCGCGGCTGCTGCAGCGGTACCGCTGGAGGGCGCCATGATTCCACCCGCCATGACTTCAGGCAGCGCATTGACGATCGACATGCCTGCGCCGCCACCGCCGGCCACCCCGGCACCGTCCACGCCAGTGCCCGCTCCGGCTCCGGCCGTGACTCCGGCAGCGACGGCCGGCGCACCCGGATTCTATTTGCAGCTGGGCGCGTTTTCGCAGGCACCCAATGCCGAAGCAGCGCGCATGCGGGCGCAGCGTGAGGTGCCCGATGCGCCATCGGCCGAAGTCGTGCAGAGCGGTGCGGTGTATCGCCTCTACAGCGGACCCTTCACCAGCCGCACCGATGCGACCAGCGCGGCGCAAAAAATCCAGGATGCCGGCGGACTCAAGCCGTTCATCGTGCAGCGGTAAGTTTGACGGCAGGGTGCAATGCCCTGCAGTCAATGCCTGACTTCGCACTCGTTACCGGCTTCAGCGCCATCGCTGACAGCGCCGCAGCGGGTGCTCCCCCGACTCTGAGGATGAGCGCCATCGATTGTCGGCATGGGCGATCTGTCATGGAATGTTGTTTGCCAGCTTGCGTCAATCCGTCCATTGGCGATATGACGGTCGCCTGGCCAGTTACACCGGTAGCATTCAAAAACCGATAGTCGGCGCTGCCTGCGATCGGCATACCCTGCGCCTGCTGGCACGACAAACGTTCAATTCCATGACACCTTCAAGCTCCCGTCGCGGTTTCGCCCTGACCGCCATGACGTCGATTTTTCTCCCGCTGATTGCGCTGCTGTTGGCCCTGCCGGCCCATGCCCAGACCCCACCCCTCCAAAGCAAACCGGCGTGCACCGCCCCCGCCGCCGGCAATCCCGGCAACGCCTGCGCCGGCAACCCGATCAATCTGATCACCGGTAACAAGTACCAGCGCGATACCGATATGGCCGCTTTTCCCGGCGTGCTCGGCCTTGAAATCGTCCGCCATTACAACAGCGTTTTTAGCGTACCCGCCGTCCCCAATGGCCTGGTCGGCCGCGGCTGGCGCTTGTCGTATGAAGTCGAACTGGTCGCCGTCGGCAACACACTGCAGCTGATCGAAGCCGACGGTCACCGGATCATCTTCAACCGTAATCCGCTGAATCGCGCATTGTGCAGCACCGCCGATCCGGCCAACGGCACCCTCGACATACTGCGCAGTACGCGCGGCGACGAATACGCCTGGCAACGCACCGACGGTCAGGTCTGGCGCTTCAACGCCCAGCGCAAGCTCGAACAAATCGTCGCGCCGACCGGCGAATTCGTCAGCCTGATTTACGACAACGCGGGCTTGCTGATGCAGGTCACCGATCCACAGGGCCGGCAACTGCACCTGATCTATCCGGACCGCAAAACCGCGCGTAGCGGCACCAGTTTTAATGGCGTGCGCGCCATCGACAGCCCGGCCGGACGGTTCGACTACGACTACGGCAGCACCGCGCCGGCCGGTGCCGGCATCGCACCGTCGTCGCTGCTGGCCAATCTGATCCGGGTACGCCTGCCGACCAAGGCCGAACGCCAGTACCACTACGAAGATCCGCTGCATCCGACGCTGCTGACCGGCATCAGCCTGCGTGAAGGGGCAACCACCGCCCAGCGTATTTCCACGTTTGGCTATCAGGCCGATGGCAAGGCGATCCTGTCGACCCATGCCGACGGCGTCGACAAAGTCACGCTGTCTTATCAGCCTGGCGGCGTCACGGTACTGACTAACAGCCTCGGCCAGGTCACCACTTACCGCCACGCCGACATCGCCCGCGAGAATCGCCTGCTCGAAGCCCGTGGTCCCGGTTGCGCGTTGTGCAGTGCCAGCAACCTGCGCTACAGCTACGACACGCGCGGGCGCGAAGTCACGCGCACCCGGCTCGATGACCACGGCAATCCCGTCGAGACCATCCTCACCGAACGCGATGACATCGGCCGGCCGCTGATGATCAGCCAGCAGCGCTATCAGGATGGCAAGCCCGGTGCGGCGCAATGGCAACTGCGTTATGAATATGCCGCCAGCGCCAGCGCGGGTCCGACGCTGATCGCCCGTCCGAGTGTGGTGCCAGGCAAGGACAACCTGACCCGCATCACCTACAACGCCGTCGGGCAAGCCCTCACGCTGACCGAAAGCGGCTGGTCGCCGGCCACCGCCACCCCCATCGAACGCACAACCCGCTACCGCTACACCCGCATCAACGGCCGCAGCCTGCTGGCAGAAATCGACGGCCCGCTGCCGAACGGTCGGACCGGCACGCCGGCGGATTCGGACATCACCCGGTTTCGTCACGATGGTCGCGGCGATTATCTGGTCGAAGTCGTCGCACCGGGCAATCAGGTCACGCGCGTCATCGGGCGCGACCTGTCCGGTCGTCCGCAAAAAATCGTCACCGCTACCGGCAACGTGCTCGGGGTTGACTACGATCCGGCCGGCCATGCCACCCGCGTCACCAGCGCCGGTAGTAGCGAATTTTTCAGCTGCAACGCCCTCGGCCAGTTGTCCGGCGTGGTCCGCGCGAGCGGCCAGCGACTGGCGATGCGCTACGGTCCCGATGGCCGCATTGCCGAGTTGTCGGACGCGCAGGGCAACCGCATCCGCCTGCAGCGCGATACCGAAGGCACGCTGACCGCGCGCAGTCTGCTCAATCCCGATGGCAGCATCGCGCAGCAAACCAGCTTGTCGCTGCTTGATATCGATACCGACCGCAAGACCGATGCCGTACCCGAGATCCTCTTTGCCGTCGGTGATGCCGTCACGCGTTTTCAGTACGAACAAGAGAGCCGGCTGGCGCGCATCACCGATGCCCGCAAGCACCAGACCGGCCAGTTGCACGATGACTTTGGTCGCCTGGTCCGGGTCGACAGTCCCGATGGCGGCGTCACCGTGCTGGCTTACGATGCCGCCGACCATCTGGTCAGCAAGACCAGCGGGCAGGGCAGCACCGTGCTGTACCGCCACGACATCGCCGGTCGCCTGACCGGCCAGAGCACCCGCGAAGGCGAGACCCGCATCGTCTACGGCCAGCAGGGACGGCCGGTGCGGATCAGCTATCCGGCCGGTGAAGAACACTTCAGCTACGACCAGGCCGCGCGCCTGACCAGCCATGTCCGCCTGATCGACGGCCAGCGCATCACGACGCGCACCGCCTACGACAGCCGCGGCCAGCTCAGCAAAAAAATCCTGCCCGACGGCCAGATCCTGCATTACCGCTACCACGGTGCGGTCCACCCGAAAGCCGGTTTGCTCGCTGCCATCACGCGCGAAGATCTGTTCGGCAATACCGTCCTGCTCGACGGCCTCAACGACGCCGCCGACGGCTATGCAAACCAGCACTTCCAGCTGGCCAACGGCGTCGGCTACCAGCGCCAGCTCGATCAGCGCGGCCACATCACACGCCTCGGCAGCACCGGCTACTGGGAAGAAAACCACCAGCGCGACGCCATCGGCCAGCTCACGCAACGCAACACGACGACTCCGACCGGCCTGAAAAACACCCGCTACAACTACGACGATGCCGGCCGCATGACCGCCATCCTGCAAGCCGGTGGCGATCATAGCTACCGCTACGACCCGACCGGTAACTTGCTGGCCGACCAGCGCGGCCAGCTATCCACCGGCTACACCATCGACCCGGCCAGCAACCGGATTACTTCCGCACAGGCCGGTGACCGGCGCATCAACTACGCCTACAACGCCGCCGGCAGCGTCACCCGCATCGGCGACACCGCCTATGCGTGGGACAGCCAGCAACGCCTGATCCGCGTCAGCCAACGCGACCAGCCGGTCGCCGATTACGCCTACAACGCCTTCGGCGAGCGCATCAAAAAAATCAGCTACGCCGGCAACCAGAGCAAGGTCACCTACTACTTCTACGACGGCAGCGAGCTCGTCGCCGAAGCGCACGCCAGCGCCAAAGACGGGGGTAACGCCAGCATCACGCGCCAGTACGTCTGGCTCAATGACCAGGGCGGCAGCCGTCCCATCGCGATGCTCCAGGCCCGCGACAGCGGCATCAAGTCCATCGCCGCCAAAACCCTAGCCAGCATCCCGACCGACACTACGCGCGCTGCTGGCCAGGCCAGCCGCAACGACGTCTTCGCCCTGATCGCTGACCACACCGGCGCGCCTCGGGCGCTGGTCGATGAACGCAAACAAGTGGTCTGGCGCGCCAGCGTCACCGGCTTTGGCGAACTACTCCCCGACGCCAGCAACCTGATGACCCTCAACCTGCGCGGCTCGCACCAGTACTACGATGCCGAAACGCAGCTGCACTACAACCACCATCGCTACCTCGACCCGCGTAGTGGCCGCTACCTGAGTACCGACCCGAGCGGAGTCGCCGGCGGGCTGAACCTGTATGCATTCGCCGCGAATAATCCGATCGCCAACATTGATCCGCTCGGATTACAGGCCAAGCCGGCGGGGGACATCTCTGATTGGGATATGCAGCGGCGGGTTGAGTACGTGCTTTTGCGGGCGGGTGGGCAGATACCGGGCGTGATTGGGGACGCGCTGCGGGAGTTGGTGAGTCCGGCTTCGCTGGCGACGACGGCGGTGGTGTTTGGGATATGGGCAGGGTCGCAAGCCTTCCCGCCCGTCGGCCTGGTTGTCGATACAGGTCTGGTCGCAGCTGGCGTCCTGATTGCCGGCACCGGTGGCCTAATTGCCATCGCGGAAATAATCAAGGCTGGGGTATTAACCGGGAGCGCAAAATGTGAAGCGGATTTGCAAAACGCGGGCGACGTGCTGGCCAGTGGTCTGGTCGATGCGTTGGCGGCAGGCGCCGGATTGGCGGGGAGTGTGCAGGCGAGTAGTACCCAGGCTCTGCGGGTAGAGAAATTGCAGAGAATAATAAGTGGACTTTTTAAGCAATCTGGAGTTGTGACAAACGGCGTTGGAGAAGCTTACAACATTGCCAATGCGTCGAAGTTGGCTGAGCAATTAAGAATGGCATCCGCGAGATCGCCCTTTACGACCACGGGTACGTTGACACAAGACGCGATTAACGCGGCAAAAGTGGTACCTGGACTAGAAGCTGGTATGTTGAGAAATCCCGCTATTCCAGAAGGTTTCGGAAAATATACAACTAGTACTTTCAGCAGCCCTTCAGGAGATTTCCAAGTACATTTTTATAAGAACCCAACGACCAATGAGGTGTTTTACGGCTTCGATTACAAAGTAATTTTTAATAATATGTCTGGGATACTTAAAAAACCATGAAAGTTAAATGCACACGATTATTAGACGCTGACGGGCGAGAGGTTGAATCTTCGTCCTGGTTAAAACTTGGTTGTATTTACCACGTCGTGTCGATTTTTACGGACAAGAGTGGCAATCGTCGCTACGGCATTATTAATCGCCACCCTTTGGGGGAGTGGCCGCAGTTGGGTAGTCATCAAGCAGAATGTTTTGAAATTGTTAGTGATATCGTGCCATCTAATTGGCAAAAAATGGCTTATCGAGGGAGTATCGATATCTCCCCAGCCGCATGGCAAGCCCCTGGCTTTTTGGAAGCGTTCTATGACCACGATCCAGTCACCTATCCTATCTATGAACGGGAACGGGACATTATTCTGAGCGAAGACCCCTGACCGGAATTACAAGTGACGTATTCAGCGCGTAGGGTGCAATAACCGAAGGGCATTGCACCGTCTGCATGCGGTGCAATGCCCTTCGGTTATTGCACCCTACTTGCTTTGTGCCCACGCGAGAGCCCCGAAAATGCTCGCCAATTCCAACCGTTTGTCGGTTCATTCGCGTGGGCACGACACACCCGTGCCTTCCCTACGTGCTGTTGACTTACAAAAGAAAAACCAAGCTCCGCGTCCCGCAACAATTCGACCAACCAGCAAATCCGACCAATCCCGCCAGCCCGATTTTTACGCAATCTTTACACCCCCCACCCCGCTCTTTACAACGTTTTTAGCCCGTCACGCCTACGCTGTTCCTTGTCAAATTCATTCAAGGAACATCGCATGGACATCCTCTGTATCGCCGCCATCCTGGCGTTGTGGCTGGTCACCGTGGCCGCTGCTGCCGGTTGTGCCCGGCTCGGGGCGCGCACGTGAACCCGTTCTACTGGCTGGGCGCGAGCGCTGCCGCCATTCTGCTGGCGATGCTGGTCTATGCATTGCTCAATGCGGAGGACCTGTAAATGTCTACGCAATCTCTCACCCTGTTATTGGTGTTTTTGGCGATCCTGCTGGCGCTGTCGTATCCGCTCGGCCTGTATCTGGCACGTGTCGGTGATGGCACGCGGCTCTGGCTGGCGCGCGTCGAATCTGTCGTCTATCGACTTGCCGGCACCGACGCTGCAACCGGCATGGGCTGGAAAGCCTATGCGCTGGCGCTGCTGGCCTTCAATGCGCTCGGCACGCTGTTCGTCTACGCGGTACAGCGCCTGCAAAGCGTGCTGCCGCTGAACCCGGCTGGCTTCGCTAACGTCGCCCCGGATTCGGCTTTCAATACCGCCGTGAGCTTTGTTACCAATACCAACTGGCAAGGCTATGCCGGCGAATCGACGATGAGCAACTTCACGCAAATGGTCGCGCTGACCGGGCAGAATTTTTTCTCGGCAGCGACCGGCATGGCAGTCGCCTTTGCCTTGATCCGTGGCTTCATGCAGCGCTCGGCGCAATCGATCGGTAACTTCTGGGTCGACCTCACGCGCTCGGTCTTGTACGTGCTGTTGCCGCTGTCGCTGCTGCTGGCGGTGGCGCTGATGAGCCAGGGCGTGATCCAGGATTTTTCAGCCAACAAGAGCGTCACGCTGCTTGATCCGCTGACCTACATCGAGGCGGAAGTCGGTACCGATGGCCAGCCGATCAAGGATGCCCAGGGCGTCGCACTGACGCAAACGCTGGTGGCCCATAGCCAGACCCTGCCGATGGGACCGGTCGCGTCACAGGAAGCCATCAAGATGATAGGCACCAACGGCGGCGGCTTCTTCAATGCCAACTCGGCCCATCCGTTTGAAAACCCGACACCCATATCGAACTTGCTACAGATGCTGGCGATATTCCTGATTCCGGCCGCGTTCTGCTTTGCGTTCGGCCGGCTGGTTGGCGACATGCGTCAGGGCTGGGCGCTGCTGTCAGCGATGACGCTGATCTTCGTCGCACTGACCTGCGTGGTGCTGGTGGCCGAGCAGCAAATCCATCCGGGACTGCAGGCGTTGCATGTCGATCAGGCCCTCGGTGCGCTGCAATCCGGCGGCAACATGGAAGGCAAGGAAACCCGCTTCGGCATCAGTGCTTCGGCGCTGTTTGCGGCGATCACAACGGCGGCGTCATGCGGCGCAGTCAATGCGATGCATGACTCGTTCACCGCGCTGGGCGGGCTGGTGCCGCTGGCATTCATGCAGCTTGGCGAAGTGGTGTTTGGCGGTGTCGGCACCGGCCTGTACGGGATGCTGGTGTTCGCCATCATGGCGGTCTTCATTGCCGGCCTGATGATAGGCCGCACGCCCGAATATCTCGGCAAGAAGATCCAGGCCTACGAGATGAAAATGACCGCGCTGACCATCCTCGTGACGCCGCTGCTGGTGCTGGGCGGGACCGCGATTGCGGTGATGCTCGAGCCCGGCCGGGCCGGCATCGCCAACCCCGGCGCGCATGGCTTTTCCGAAATCCTGTACGCGTTCACATCGGCCGCCAACAACAACGGCAGCGCCTTTGCCGGGCTGTCGGCCAACACGCCGTTCTACAACTTTATGCTGGCGGTGGCGATGTGGGGCGGGCGCTTCGGCATGATCGTGCCGATCCTGGCGATTGCCGGATCGCTCGCGGCGAAGAAGCGGCTTGATGTGACCAGCGGCACGATGCCGACCCACGGCCCGCTGTTCGTGGCGTTGCTGGTTGGCGTGGTGGTGCTGATCGGTGTGCTCAATTACGTGCCGGCGCTGGCGCTCGGGCCGGTGGTCGAACATCTGCAATTCCAACAATGAATATTGACCAATCCATGTTGACCAAAACGAAAGGTCCGTCATGTCACGCACCAGCCTGACCCTGTTCGACCGCGCCCTGTTCGGCCCCGCCGTACTGGACGCATTCAAGAAGCTCGACCCGCGCGTGCAATGGCGCAGCCCGGTCATGTTCGTGGTCTTTGTCGGTAGCGCCATCACGACGCTATTGTGGTTGCAGGCGCTGGTTGGCACCGGCGAAGCACCGGCCGGATTCATCGGCGCGATCGCGTTGTGGCTGTGGTTCACGGTGCTGTTCGCGAACTTCGCCGAAGCGCTGGCTGAAGGCCGCAGCAAGGCGCAAGCCGCGTCGCTGCGGGCACTGAAGCAAACCGTGCCGGCCAAGAAAATGACGGCGCCCAACTACGGCAGCAGCTGGACCGAAGTCAACGCCACCATCTTGCGCAAGGGTGACATCGTGCTGGTCGAAGCCGGCGATATCGTGCCGGTCGATGGCGAGGCCATCGAAGGCGTGGCCTCGGTCGACGAGAGCGCCATCACCGGCGAATCGGCCCCCGTAATCCGCGAATCGGGCGGTGATTTCTCCGCCGTCACCGGCGGTACTCGCGTGCTGTCCGACTGGCTCGTGGTGCGCGTCGCCGTGAACCCCGGCGAAGCCTTCATCGACCGCATGATCGCGATGGTCGAAGGTGCCAAGCGCCAGAAGACGCCCAACGAAATCGCGCTGACCATCCTGCTGGTGGCGCTGACCATCGTGTTCCTGCTGGTGACGGTGACGCTGCTGCCGTTCTCGCTGTTCAGTGTCGGTGCGGCCAATGCCGGCACGCCGGTGACGATCACGGTATTGATCGCCTTGCTGGTCTGCCTGATCCCGACCACGATAGGCGGTTTGCTGTCGGCCATCGGCGTGGCCGGCATGAGCCGGATGATGCAGGCCAACGTGATCGCCACCTCGGGCCGTGCGGTCGAAGCCGCTGGTGACGTCGACGTGCTGTTGCTCGACAAGACCGGCACGATCACGCTCGGCAATCGCCAGGCCTCGGCTTTTTTTGCCGCACCGGGCGTGACCGAAGAACAGCTGGCCGATGCCGCGCAACTGGCCTCGCTGGCCGATGAAACACCCGAAGGCCGCAGCATCGTCACGCTGGCGCGGCAGCGCTTCAGCTTTACCGAGCGCGACCTCGCCGCACTCGCCGGCAGCGCCGTGCCGTTCACCGCGCAAACCCGGATGAGCGGCATCGACCTCGGGCCACGCGCACTGCGCAAAGGCGCGGTCGATGCGCAGAAAAAATATGTCGCGTCGCTCAACAAGGTCTTTCCGGCCGAGGTCGCACGCGATGTCGACACGGTTTCGCGACGCGGCAGCACGCCGCTGGTGGTGGTCGATGACGGCCGCGTGATGGGCGTGGTCGAACTGAAGGATATTGTGAAGGGCGGCATCAAGGAACGCTTCGCCGAACTGCGCCGCATGGGCATCAAGACCGTGATGATCACCGGCGACAACCAGCTCACTGCAGCAGCGATTGCCGCCGAAGCCGGAGTCGATGATTTTCTGGCGGAAGCCACGCCCGAAGACAAGCTCAAGCTGATCCGCGATTACCAGAACGAAGGCCGGCTGGTGGCGATGACCGGCGACGGTACCAACGATGCGCCGGCACTGGCGCAGGCCGATGTCGCGGTGGCGATGAACTCCGGCACGCAGGCCGCGAAAGAAGCCGGCAACATGGTCGACCTCGATTCGAATCCGACCAAGCTGCTGGAGATCGTCGAGATCGGCAAGCAGATGCTGATGACGCGCGGCGCGTTGTCGACGTTCTCGATCTCGAACGATATCGCCAAGTATTTTGCGATCATCCCGGCCGCGTTCGTGGGCACCTATCCGCAACTGAAAGCGCTCGACGTGATGCACCTGAGCAGTCCGTCATCCGCCATTTTGTCGGCGGTGATTTTCAATGCGCTGATCATCGTCGTGCTCATTCCGCTGGCGCTCAAGGGCGTCAAATACCGCGCTGTCGGTGCAGCCCTGCTGCTGCGTCGCAACCTGCTCATTTACGGACTCGGCGGCATCATCGTGCCGTTCGCCGGGATCAAGCTGATTGATCTCGTGCTGTCTGCCTTATCGATTATTTAGGAGCCCTCATGAAAACTATCCTACGTCCCGCGCTGGTCCTGTTTGCCCTGTTGACGGTGCTGTGCTGCGCGCTGTATCCGGCCGCCGTGACTGGCATCGGTCGCGCTGTTTTTCCCGACCAGATCGCCGGCAGCCTCGTGCTGCGCGATGGCCAGCCGGTCGGCTCGTCACTGATCGGGCAGGCCTTCACGTCCCCGAAATACTTCTGGGGCCGGCCATCGGCCACCGCGCCGATGGCCAATAACGGACTGGCCTCCGGCGGCTCGAACCAGGGGCCGAATAATCCGGCGCTGCTCGATGCGGTGAAGTCACGCATCGCGGCCTTGCACGCAGCCGATCCCGACAACACGCAAGCGGTGCCGGTTGATCTGGTGACGGCCTCGGGTAGCGGTCTTGACCCCGAGATCAGCCTGGCCGCCGCGGCCTATCAGTTGCCGCGCATTGCGCGTGAAAGAAAGCTGTCAGACGCGACCGTGCAGACACTGATCGACCGCCACAGCAGCACGCGCGTGCTCGGTTTTCTGGGCGAGCCACGCGTCAATGTGCTGGCGCTGAACATGGCGCTCGACGCTGCACGGTAAGATGCCGGCATGACTGTTCCGAAGACCCCCAACCGCCCCGATCCCGATGAATTACTGCGCCAGCTGCAGCAGGATGAACACGTCGCCGGTCGCGGTAAGCTGAAGATTTTTTTCGGTGCCTCGGCCGGTGTCGGCAAGACTTACGCGATGCTGCTGGCGGCGCAGGAGGCGCAGCGCAATGACATCGATGTGCTGGTCGGGCTGGTCGAAACGCATGGCCGGCGCGAGACGCTGGCGCTGCTCGATGGCTTGCCGCAGTTGCCACTGAAAGCGATCGTTTACCGCGAGCGCACGCTGCAGGAATTCGACCTCGATGCAGCCCTTGCACGCAAGCCCGCATTGATCCTCGTCGACGAACTCGCGCATGCCAACGCACCCGGCTCGCGCCATCCGCGCCGCTGGCAGGACATCGACGAATTGCTCGCCGCCGGTATCGATGTGTTCACCACGGTCAATGTCCAGCATCTCGAAAGCCTCAATGATGTGGTCGGCGGCATCACCGGCGTGCGCGTCGCCGAGACCGTGCCTGACACCGTGTTCGATCAGGCCGATGCGGTGGTGCTGGTCGACCTGCCGCCCGACGAATTGCTGCGTCGCCTCAAGCAAGGCAAGGTGTATTTGCCGCAGCAGGCCGAGCGCGCCGCGCAGAGTTTTTTCCGCAAAGGCAACCTGATTGCCTTGCGCGAACTGGCCTTGCGCCGCACCGCCGATCGCGTTGATGCCGACGTGCGCGCCTACCGCGATGCGCAGTCGATCCGGCGTGTCTGGGAAACCCGCGACACGCTGCTGGCCTGCATCGGCCCGCGTCCCGGTGCCGAAAAAATTGTCCGTGCCGCTGCCCGTCTGGCGGACCGCCTCAATGCCGACTGGCATGCGGTCTATGTCGAGACGCGCCAGCTGCAACGGCTGCGCGAGAGCGAACGCCAGCGCATCCTGAAAGTGCTGGCGCTGGCGCAGGAACTCGGTGCGCAAGCCACCACGATCCCCGGCGAGGATGTGGCGGCCGCGCTGCTCGACTACGCGCGCACCCACAACACGTCGCGCGTCGTGATCGGGCGCGCCGGCGGCCGGCGCTGGTGGCGCTCGTCGGTGGCACAGTCGCTGGCGCAGCAAGCCTTCGACCTCGACGTGATCCAGATCGCGCGCGACGGTGCCGATGCGCCGCTCGGCAGCAAGGCCTGGATGGCCGCCGGTGCACAGGCGCTGGCCGATGATCCGGTGCGGCCGTGGCCGTATGTCTGGGCGATGCTGGCCAGTGTCGCCACGACCGGACTGGCGGCGTTGCTGTTTCCGTATTTCGAGCTGGCCAATATCGTTATGGTGTTCCTGCTGTCGGTGATGGGTGTGGCGCTGTATTGCGGTCGCGGGCCGGCGGCGCTGGCGGCGGTAGTCAACGTGCTGGTGTTTGATTTTTTCTTTGTACAGCCGCGCTTTTCATTCGCGGTCTCGGATGCGCAATACCTGCTGACCTTTGCCGTGATGCTGGCGGTGGGCCTGATCACCGGCCAGCTGACGGCGCGCCTGCGTTATCAGTTGCGGGTCGCCGAACAGCGCGAACGCCGCGCCCGCGCGCTCTACGAAATGGCGCGCGACTTGTCCGGCGCGCTGACCACCGAGCACGTCATCGAACTGTCGAACCGCAGCCTCGCCGCCGGCTTCAATGCAGCCACGACGGTGCTGCTGCCGGACCAGCACGAGCGTCTGCAATTGTCTTCCGAACCGGAAGCGCAGCGCCTCGCAGTGCTCGATGTGGCGATGGCGCAGTGGGCCTTTGATCATGGCCAGCCGGCCGGTGCCGGCACCGATACGCTGCCATCGAGTGCGCGTCTGTATCTGCCGCTGAAAGCGCCGATGCGTACGCGCGGCGTGCTGGCCATCCTGCCGAAAGTGCCGCGCTGGCTAATGGTGCCGGAACAGCGCCGCCAGCTCGATACCTTTGCGTCGCTGGTCGCCATTGCGCTGGAGCGTGTGCATTACGCCGATGTCGCGCGCAGCGCGCTGGTGCAGATGGAATCCGAGCGCTTGCGTAATTCGCTGCTGTCGGCGCTGTCGCATGACTTGCGCACACCGCTGACGGCGCTGGTCGGATTGGCCGAAGCGCTGGTGCGCTCGTCGCTGGCCGGGGCACCCGCCGCGCTGGCCACCGCGTTGCATCGCGAAAGCCTGCGCATGAGTACGCTGGTGGTCAACCTGCTGGATATGGCGCGGCTGGAAGCCGGTGCGGTGCAGCTGCGGCTGGAATGGCAATCGCTGGAAGAAGTGGTCGGCACTGCGCTGGCGGCCTGCGGCAATACGCTCGCGCAGCACCACATCGTCACCGATCTGCCGGCGAGTCTGCCGCTGGTGCGCTTCGATGCAGTGCTCATCGAGCGGGTGCTGTGCAACCTGATCGAGAACGCGCTCAAGTACACGCCGCCCGGTTCGACGATCCGGATCTCGGCGCTACCGGCCGGTAACAAGATCTGCCTGACGGTGGCCGACAACGGGCCGGGATTTCCGGCCGGTCAGATCGGTGCGCTGTTCGACAAGTTTGCACGCGGCGTCAATGAGTCGGCGATCCCCGGCGTCGGCCTCGGCCTGGCGATTTGCCGCGCCATCGTCGACGCCCACGGCGGCAGCATCGACGGCGCCACCAATGCCGACGGTGGTGCCAGCTTCATCATCACGCTGCCGGCCGGCGTGCCGCCGGCGGTCGAGCTTGAAAGCCAGTCATGAACGCAGGACAGCATCATGTCGTCGTGGTCGAGGATGACCCGCAAATCCGCCGCTTCGTGCGCCTCGCGCTTGAAGCCGAACAGCATGCGGT comes from Actimicrobium sp. CCC2.4 and encodes:
- a CDS encoding potassium-transporting ATPase subunit F, which codes for MNPFYWLGASAAAILLAMLVYALLNAEDL
- the kdpA gene encoding potassium-transporting ATPase subunit KdpA, translating into MSTQSLTLLLVFLAILLALSYPLGLYLARVGDGTRLWLARVESVVYRLAGTDAATGMGWKAYALALLAFNALGTLFVYAVQRLQSVLPLNPAGFANVAPDSAFNTAVSFVTNTNWQGYAGESTMSNFTQMVALTGQNFFSAATGMAVAFALIRGFMQRSAQSIGNFWVDLTRSVLYVLLPLSLLLAVALMSQGVIQDFSANKSVTLLDPLTYIEAEVGTDGQPIKDAQGVALTQTLVAHSQTLPMGPVASQEAIKMIGTNGGGFFNANSAHPFENPTPISNLLQMLAIFLIPAAFCFAFGRLVGDMRQGWALLSAMTLIFVALTCVVLVAEQQIHPGLQALHVDQALGALQSGGNMEGKETRFGISASALFAAITTAASCGAVNAMHDSFTALGGLVPLAFMQLGEVVFGGVGTGLYGMLVFAIMAVFIAGLMIGRTPEYLGKKIQAYEMKMTALTILVTPLLVLGGTAIAVMLEPGRAGIANPGAHGFSEILYAFTSAANNNGSAFAGLSANTPFYNFMLAVAMWGGRFGMIVPILAIAGSLAAKKRLDVTSGTMPTHGPLFVALLVGVVVLIGVLNYVPALALGPVVEHLQFQQ
- a CDS encoding RHS repeat-associated core domain-containing protein, with amino-acid sequence MTPSSSRRGFALTAMTSIFLPLIALLLALPAHAQTPPLQSKPACTAPAAGNPGNACAGNPINLITGNKYQRDTDMAAFPGVLGLEIVRHYNSVFSVPAVPNGLVGRGWRLSYEVELVAVGNTLQLIEADGHRIIFNRNPLNRALCSTADPANGTLDILRSTRGDEYAWQRTDGQVWRFNAQRKLEQIVAPTGEFVSLIYDNAGLLMQVTDPQGRQLHLIYPDRKTARSGTSFNGVRAIDSPAGRFDYDYGSTAPAGAGIAPSSLLANLIRVRLPTKAERQYHYEDPLHPTLLTGISLREGATTAQRISTFGYQADGKAILSTHADGVDKVTLSYQPGGVTVLTNSLGQVTTYRHADIARENRLLEARGPGCALCSASNLRYSYDTRGREVTRTRLDDHGNPVETILTERDDIGRPLMISQQRYQDGKPGAAQWQLRYEYAASASAGPTLIARPSVVPGKDNLTRITYNAVGQALTLTESGWSPATATPIERTTRYRYTRINGRSLLAEIDGPLPNGRTGTPADSDITRFRHDGRGDYLVEVVAPGNQVTRVIGRDLSGRPQKIVTATGNVLGVDYDPAGHATRVTSAGSSEFFSCNALGQLSGVVRASGQRLAMRYGPDGRIAELSDAQGNRIRLQRDTEGTLTARSLLNPDGSIAQQTSLSLLDIDTDRKTDAVPEILFAVGDAVTRFQYEQESRLARITDARKHQTGQLHDDFGRLVRVDSPDGGVTVLAYDAADHLVSKTSGQGSTVLYRHDIAGRLTGQSTREGETRIVYGQQGRPVRISYPAGEEHFSYDQAARLTSHVRLIDGQRITTRTAYDSRGQLSKKILPDGQILHYRYHGAVHPKAGLLAAITREDLFGNTVLLDGLNDAADGYANQHFQLANGVGYQRQLDQRGHITRLGSTGYWEENHQRDAIGQLTQRNTTTPTGLKNTRYNYDDAGRMTAILQAGGDHSYRYDPTGNLLADQRGQLSTGYTIDPASNRITSAQAGDRRINYAYNAAGSVTRIGDTAYAWDSQQRLIRVSQRDQPVADYAYNAFGERIKKISYAGNQSKVTYYFYDGSELVAEAHASAKDGGNASITRQYVWLNDQGGSRPIAMLQARDSGIKSIAAKTLASIPTDTTRAAGQASRNDVFALIADHTGAPRALVDERKQVVWRASVTGFGELLPDASNLMTLNLRGSHQYYDAETQLHYNHHRYLDPRSGRYLSTDPSGVAGGLNLYAFAANNPIANIDPLGLQAKPAGDISDWDMQRRVEYVLLRAGGQIPGVIGDALRELVSPASLATTAVVFGIWAGSQAFPPVGLVVDTGLVAAGVLIAGTGGLIAIAEIIKAGVLTGSAKCEADLQNAGDVLASGLVDALAAGAGLAGSVQASSTQALRVEKLQRIISGLFKQSGVVTNGVGEAYNIANASKLAEQLRMASARSPFTTTGTLTQDAINAAKVVPGLEAGMLRNPAIPEGFGKYTTSTFSSPSGDFQVHFYKNPTTNEVFYGFDYKVIFNNMSGILKKP